The stretch of DNA CGTGCCAATATTATGAGTGGATAAATGGATGGGTGAGATTGATGCTTTTATGTGCCCTAACGCAAATATTCTAGTAAAATTGTTTTTAAAAAACAATTGTATATGTCACCTGATAAGATTATCATGGTCAGAGAGGTTGCTAGTTAGTACCTGGCTCTACTGCTGGCCTGTAGAGAAGATAGGAGGTCAGCACTGAGGCTCCCATTGGCATCCCCCTCCTCATCACTGCTCAGCACGTAACTCTCACCGCCAAGTCCACGTCTGCCCCGAAGCCCTGATGTGTGCCATTTAGCAGATAAACATGCATTTTTCTAACTGAGTTTGTCTGATGTTGTGATGAATGATTACTTGAGGGTCAAAACATATAGTTAATCTAAATATAAATCTCTGTGATTGAGGAAAACAATGAATTACCTTCATCGACAACCTGGTCTCCCCATTCGCAATCATAAAGTGGTGGAAAATAATAAAATAGAAACATCAAATGTCAACATTTCAGTCTTTAAACAGTGACAAAAGCTTATTGTTATCAATACATTTAAAACAGCTAATGCATACATCATTATTTGCATAGAGAGAGCACCCAAACTCACCACCACAGAATCATTGTTGGTCAAGTCAACCACAGTTGACTCAGAACCTTCACATGTCAAGTCCACCACCTCCTCACCTGCACAGCCAAAAGAAGGGGTTGAAACATATCCATAATCAACAAGAGAGAAAGGCATAAAGCATTTGGTACTCACTGCTAGTCCTACTGCTCTCCAGCACAGCAATGGTCTCAGCAGCGGCTGCTGCACGAAGTGGCACAGTGGTGGTGACTCTGCTACTCTTGGCTGTGCGTCTGGAACTTGAGGGGGCTCCagtccttctcttcctctgtgtctgtgacaAAGTACTGCTTCTTAGTAACCAGACCACTTTGCTTAAATGAAAATGAAACTTTTGGAGGGTTATCATGTGGcaggaatgtaggcctacaacaAACGCTACACATTGCCTGCTACCGTAGGCTGAATGCTAGAACAGCCATTTACATGttaaaaatgttatgggatgcattttctctgtCGTTTTTCACattaggccactctggtaggcctacattatgatcaaatagcctcagtaggtacagcctcagtgtacACAGTAAACGCACACTGGAAGTTGCAAGGAATTTTCACAACGTTGCGCTCAGCAGAACTGACATTTTCTCTGTGCCTAAAAAAATGAGAGGGATGTAAAGGTGAGAACTTACTGTACTGCTCATGTTGTGATGGGAAAGGTGTGGATGAAAATCGGTAAAATATAGTACACGCTGAAAAATCTACATCTGTTCCAACTCAAGCTCTTGAGACCAATTTAACAGTAATCTGGGGAAATAAAATAAACCAATGACGTTACAAAACAAGCAGTCACATCTGataaacacaacacacactaggCATGAGCCTTTACaatatttagtttttttgttttgtgaAAAATAGAAACctattaacattagctagctaataaaACCAAACAGCACCACAATCCATCTCAGTATCTGTGCTTCTCTGCTTAGAGAAAGAAGGTGAGTTTAGATACTAGCTACGTTTATCCACAAACATTATAAGTAACCAATTGTTGTGTGGTTTAGTTGCTGTAATAACAACAAacactggttagctagctaatgaggttaGCTTGCATATTAGCTGGGTCTGAGCAGGGCAGCTCATCAAGCGTAGGCTTATCCCAAGAACATGGTCATTAACACGGTTTATTAAGCATGACATGTGTCTAAACAACTAGCTAAAGTATCTGGTTATCACAAATGCAGTGGATAATGAAAAGATGAGCTATAGTAGCGAGAATTAACATTTTAGCTAACGAACAAAGCAAAGATAGCTAATGTAGCTAGTAACGCTAACACGCTCCTATGTAAGCTCTACCTCCTTGTAAAATAGGCTTACAACCTGAGTCAGCTTTACCTAACGTTAACAAAAACATTCAACATTTGGGTGAGTGACTGGTGACAGCTAGATGTATCAAATTATAAATAGTCCAGGTTTAAAATGGGGTACATACcgtttcaatcactttttgaaaATCAACTtcctctctcctgcagcctgctaACCAAATACAACCGGAAACGCTTCTTCTTCTTTGGGGTTGGGTTGGCGGATCGTATCCACACGCCCCCCCTTCATAGAATGAGAAAATGCAGCAGCAGCCCTGGTGGGCAGAGCTGGGCACGTTGGATTGGGACACATTTTTTTTAGCTTGTCATTTTACAATGGGTCCGCAATGGTCATGTGTAGCCTAGTTGAGATCAGTGTATTGCATTTAATTTCGTCTTTGAGTTAAGTAAAAATATATTTCAGTAGTAAACAGGGAAACAACAACGAGTCCCAGGCAGTTCACAATAGAAAATACCAGAGGGGCATCATTTACTAGGCTACCTAAATTATTGGGATCATCTGGTTACCACCagtttttaatttatttgtattttatttcacctttatttaaccaggtaggcaagttgagaacaagttctcctttacaattgcgaccaggccaagataaagcaaagcagttcgacccacatacaacaacacagagttacacatggagtaaagcaaacatacagtcaataatacagtagaaaaataagtctatatacaatgtgagcaaatgaggtgagataagggaggtaaaaggcaaaaaaaggccatggtggcgaagtaaacacaatatagcaagtaaaacactggaatcatagatttgcagtggaagaatgtgcaaagtagaaatagaaataatggggtgcaaaggagcaaaataaataaataaatacagtaggggaagaggtagttgtttgggctaaattatagatggactatgtacaggtgcagtaatctgtgagctgctctgacagctggtgcttaaagctagtgagggagataagtgtttccagtttcagagatttttgtagttcggccaaaggaggaattggttttgggggtgaccagagatatACCTGGAGTATTTGTGTTTGGAATACATTGAGTTAGTTGACAACACAGACCATGGGACGCCTTTTCTCACGAAGATGTATTTGTCAAAGGTCCGCGGTGGGTCTGTGTAAACTATACGATTATATTGGAGACAGGTTTATAGCAGTGCATGTCATCTATTCCTTTACTCGTATAGCATTTCTAAGTAACAGCCATATCAGCAAGGGAAAATAATGGTTCTCACTTTATGATAAAACATTCAGATTTTCTGCCTGACTGTGGCGCTCTTTACCTGAATTGTTAGGATTTTCATGTGATCACAACAAAAATACTTATTTTGCTCAAATAGGGATataattacattgtgtttttgAGAAGATGGGCCTGGCTGAGAATATAACATTCCGTTTTCTGCCTGATTGTGGCGCTGTTTACCGTTATTTTCTGGGTTGTCTAGTGAACAGAACAAAACCACTTATTTTACTCAGCTAGAGATTTAATGAAATTGTGTTTCTTTTAAAAGGTGGGCTGACATGAATAATACATTaaggggaaagtattcagaggcTGATTATCGTTTTGCACATCTTTTTATTTACAATGCTGGCTGCCATGGtttacacaaacacaggacattgAATGCTACCCGAATTGACTCAGCGAGgtcaaacaggtgtgtgtgtgattgtcagATTGTCCAGTGTCCATAGCAACCCTATTGATTCTCTATCCCCAGTGCATgtggtgtatttgtatttattatggatccccattagttcctgccaaggcagcagctactcttcccggagtccagcaaaattaaggcagttaaacaatttaaaaaacattacaatatattCACAACACATTTCataacacattaagtgtgtgccctcaggcccctactttactaccacatatctacaacacaaaatccatgtgtacgtgtatagtcaaatcaaatgttatttgtcacatgcgctgaatacaacaggtgtaaaccttacagtgaaatgcttacttacaagtcctaaccaacaatgcagtttaaaaaatacatttaaaaaagaagaataagaaataaaagtaacaaataattaaagagcagcagtaaaatagcaatagcgaggctatatacagggggtaccggtacagagtcagtgtgctggggcaccggttagtcgaggtacttgaggtaatatgtacacgtactgtaggtagagttgttaaagtgactatgcatagataataacagagagtagaattagtgtaaaagagggtgggtgggggggggggggcaatgcaaccACTTGCCATGGGGTAGCagtgagaacagtctatgactaggttggctggagtctttgacaatttttagggccttcctctgacaccgcctagtatagagatcctggatggccggaagctttgccccagtgatgtactgggccgtacacactaccctctgtagttccttgcggtcagaggccaagcagttgccataccaggcagtgatgcaacccgtcagggtgctctcggtggtgcagctgtagaaccttttgaggatctgaggacccatgccaaatcttttcagtctcctgagggggaataggttttgtcgtgccctcttcacgactgtcttggtgtgcttggaccatgttagtttgttggtgatgtggacaccaaggaacttgaagctctcaacctgctccactacagccccgtcgatgagaatgggtgcaTGCTGtcgtagctgacatgtatagtgttgagtcatccacatacatagacacactggcatgtggcatgttgttagtaaagattgaaaaagtaaggggcctagacagctgccctggagaattcctgattctacctggattatgttggagaggcttccattaaagaacaccctctgtgttctgttagacaggtaactctttatccacaatatagcaggaggtgtaaagccataacacatacatttttccaacagCAGTCCATGATCAATAATGTGAAAATCCggactgaagtctaacaaaacagtccccacaatctttttattatcaatttatctaagccaatcatcagtaatttgtgtaagtgctgtgcttgtggaatgtctttccctataagcgtgctgcaagtctgttgtcaatttgtttactgtaaaataacattgtatctggtcaaacacaatttttttctaAAAGTTTACTAAGAGTTGGTAACAGGCttattggtcggctatttgagccagtaaaggtggGCTTTACTATTATGTAGCTGAATTACTTTTTCTTCCCTCCAGGcccgagggcacacactttctagtaggcttaaattgaagatatggcaaataggagtgataATATCGTCCTCTATTATCCtcaataattttccatcctcagtaattttccatccaagggtgccatttggtacacatcCCATCTGTTGATGAAGCCACCTGAAATCAATGGCTGCATACCAATTGTCCATCCCTCTCCGCATGGATATCCAAGcattggataggtgtaagcatTAGCTTCAGCTACTTTACATCATTGTTAAATCCCTGAGATGAGAAGAAATGTGCAAGTCCACACTTTGGAAGAAGGACAATGGATATGCAGCCAATGTTGATAGTCACACACCTTGGAGTCGTTAGTAAAAAATAATATTCTATAAAAGGTCAAATGATTGACACAAGATGTTGCAGTAGTAGGTAAGACAATGGATCCAGATCTGTACATGTTAATTATGGACTTTAAAGTAACAGGCAGGTAGAGCGGGGCCAGGTGGGATAGGGCCAGGCACGTCCAGGTGTCAGGCCAGGGTGTCCTCAGTCGCGGTCCAAGAGCCTCAGGCCCTCCGgaaggggagacagagaaagattaTAGATGACGGTTAGTGAGAACATGACTAACACCATAGTACACTACATACACTGGGGGTAGAGAATAATCAATAGTGTTGCTATGGACACTGGATAATCTgactaacacagacacacacctgtttGACCTTGTTGAGTCAATTCAGGTAGCATTCAATGTCCTGCGTTTGTGTTAACCATGGCAGCCAGCATTGTAAATAAAGAGATGTGCAGAATGATAACAAGCCTCTGGATCCTTTCCCCTTAAtgtctttaaaaatatatatacgtatatatatatgtgttttacccgctttttctccccaatttagtgatatccaattgcaatccaattacaatcttgtctcatcactgcaactccccaatgggcttgGGAGAGGTGAAGATCGTGTCCTcggaaacatgacccgccaaactgcgcttcttaacacctgcccgcttaaccaggaagccagccgcaccaatgtgttggaggacaCACTGGTCAACTGACGactgaggtcagcctgcaggcgcccggcttGCCACAAGGAGGTGTTAGAGCACGATGAGTCAAGGAAAGCGCCCCGGCCAAAGCCTCCCCTAACCCGGCGATGCTGGACCaactgtgcgccaccctatgggacacccggtcacggccggttgtgacacagcctgggatcgaacccaggtctgtagtgacgcctcaagcactgtgatgcagtgccttagactgctgtgccccTCAGGAGACCCCTTAATGTATTTTTCATGTCAGCCAGGCCCACCTTTTCAAAGAAACACCATTTAATTAAATCTGTAGTTGAGTAAAATAAGAAGATTTGTTCTGGTCACAAAATAATCCAGAGAATTATGGCAAACAGCGCCACATTCAGGCAGAAAACGGAATGTTAGATTCTCAACCAGGACCATCTTTTCAAAGAAAACGAATTATCTCTATTTGAGCAAAATAAGTATTTTGTTGTGATCACAAGAAAATCCTAACAATTCAGGTAAAGAGCGCCACAGTCAGGCAGAAAATCTGAATGTTCTATCATATAGTGAGAACCATTATTTTCCCTGGCTGATATGGCTGTTACTTAGAAATACTATAACAGTAAATTAACAGATGACATCCACCGCAATAAACCTGTCTCCAATATAATCGCATAGTTTATTTACACAGACCCACCACGGACCTTTGACAAATAAATATCCGTGTGAAAAGGCGTCCTATGGTCTGTTTTGTCAACAAACTCAATGTATTCCAAGACTTGTGGTAACCTATGATCCCAATAATTTAGATAGCCTAGTAAACGATGCCCCTCTGGTATGTTCTATTGAGAACTGTCTGGGACTAGTTGTTTTCCTGTTTACTACTGAAATATATTTGACTTATTAAGTAAAATAGGAAATGAACTGCAATACACTGGTCTCAAATATATTAGCATAACTAGGCTACACAGAACCACGGTAGTCCCACTGTAAAATGAGAGGCTTTTATTGTATTAAAACGTGTCCCAGTCCAACATGCCCAGCTCTGGGCTTcttcttttcttctttttttctcttcttcttctatgatatcatggcggtccgcaaacaatCGTTTaagtgcatgccgccacctactgtgctgaaTGTACGATCAATCGTGATCTGCCCAATTCTTTACTACCATGAACATAAAATAAAACCCAAAGAAATCCCTACTAACTTGTACCACACCATCCCCCTCACCTTCCCGCAAAACCCCTCCCTAACCCCTCCCCAAAACCCCTCCCCAACCCCCCTACCCCATTAAACTTTATCTATATCACGCTGAAACACTCCACCCTTAGGATTGTTCAGCATGTCAACAACCGTTTCAACAGTAACAGCTGTTACCCCCAATATCTCTTTTGTCGTCTCCACAATAACCTTCAACCCGAGTCTTATTGATAACCTTGAGCACAAGATTTCTGAACAGGCGTCGAAACCATGCCAGGACCATCAGAAGCACCAGccctgacagtaggtccacttactacaggtacatttaTGTACGCTCCATCAGTCCGCACTGTAGTTCTACCAATCTGTTTTACGGCCTCTGCATATGATAAATCATGACTGATCCTATATCTCTAATCTCTCTGTACCTGAAATTCACCAAATGCAGCACTGTGTTCTTCCCCACAATTACAGCACTTAACCTTGACATTGCTCCCACAACCACCGTAATCATGTGCCCCTCCACACTTTTCTTTCCTTTACACTGAGCAGCTACATGTCCCATTCTTTGCCATTTAAAACACTGCAGTGCATATGGGACAAATTCTCTAACATTGAAATTAAGGAATCATTTCTGTTCTTTTTCCGGCAAGACTTTCTCAAACCTCTCCATCACTGATAAGCTTTCACTTCTTTGATCCTCTTTCCTACTGATGAACCTTTTGGCCTCAATCACTCTGCCTTCCTTCACATTTTCTTTAATATCAACTGTGGACATAGATATTGGGACCCCGGTGATGACTCCCCTCAATCTAGCATAAGCACCAGGTACATGGCTTTTAATCTTCTTCCCATTAACTTTTTCCATTTTCAAAATCTTCCCTTGCTGAGCCTGGCTACCACACAATATTAACAATCTACCATTTCCAATGAACCGAGCTAATTTCACTTcacctacctctttctctacagCATTAGTTAGTTGGATAGGGTGTAAgtgaggccctgtggtctcatCAAACACTTTCACCAATTTCCACTCCAACACATCACCACTCCTGCTTCTTACCTTGGCCCTCTTTATGCTTTCTTTACTAGACGCTCCACTGCTTTCTGtctcatgatctctcttcttcctacgTCTTTCCACTACTGACCATTCTGGTCATTGACCCTCATCCTCCCGCTCCATACCATCAGAACTGACACCCATATTGTTCtcattccagcacagctgttgcttcaTCAACTTTTTCTCCATTTTGTCCATTTAGTCCGCACTACTCGCCTCCATTTTCGACCTGCTCCCACGGCCGCCTGCTCCTTCTGCACCCCACTGGGGCTTCACTTCTTCTTCTTTACGTTTTTTGGGCGAATCGCAACCAAATCACAGTTGCATacaccacctactgtactggagtgtgaggccggtcACAACCTATCTATACCTCTATATTCTCTTAACTAACCCAGAATTTCTAATTGAATAAAAGCATTCCCTACAAACCTCACTACTCCCATCACCGCACCCATCCACTCACCATTCCTGTCCAACTTCTCTGACCCTATCAAACAACCTCTACCATTTCACATCATACATTtcacaaaataataataaatgttcAACCGTTTCCTCTACCAAACAGCCATTACAGATTCCAGTACCATGTTTCCCTATCAATTTCAAAGAGGAATTCAATTCTGTATGCCCTAATCTCATCCTACACAACATAACTTCCTCCCTTCTGTTCCCATTATATGACATTATCTCCCATTCAGATTTCCTAGTACTATAAAAATGTCTGCCCTTACTACTTTCATCCCATTGTCGCTGCCAGAAATCTAACCCAACTCCACCTGTATATCCACAATATTATTTTTCTCAGCTCTTTTTGCTATTATATCTACTATATTATTTCCATTAACTCCTGTATGAGCCAGAATCCAACAGAACAACATTTTAATACCACATCTTTTTTTTTGAATATTGAATATTAAAACATACAGTTTACCTGtggtgaagccgctcaacatttacattacattcagtcaactaacagactcccatccagagcgacccacagGAGCAATCAGGGTCAAGCGCCCCGCCCAAGGGCGTGTTGATAGATCTCCAACCTGAACCATCGACCTATTGGCCACTGACCCAAGCGCCTAACTGCCAGGCCAACAACCATCCAAGATCCCCTTCCACAGTTCCccgagagctgcccctcaaccatacaagacccctccccccccaaaaaactctcccaatgcaacaacaaccaacaaAACGAACAAGAGAGAAACAAAGGAAAACAACAATGTAAAAACaaaagacatcaaggacaacaaaggcCAACTGTGTACGTTTGAGTGCATGTGTGGCACTATTTacatgcgtgtatgtgtgtgtgcgtccatgtgtgtgtgtgcacctgtgcGTTTGAATacaggtgtgtgtatatgcatgtgtacacgtgaacaaacacctgcacggcactAAATGTAAGTGTGTTGcacctcagtgtcattcaaactctttttttgtttattttgactTTTATCTTTCTGTCATTCTATCCTCTgtccagcaactccactcccacatgTCTCCAGTTCCatatcccaaccctcagcttccctcagcccatatcacctatctctgctggccaccctcttcggatttctacgcgccatatacagtggggcaaaaaagtatttagtcagccaccaattgtgcaagttctcccacttaaaaagatgagagaggcctgtaattttcatcataggtacacttcaactatgacagacaaaatgagaaaagaaaatccagaaaatcacattgtaggatttttaatgaatttatttgcaaattatggtgggaaataagtatttggtcaactacaaacaagcaagatttctggctctcacagacctggaacttcttctttaagaggctcctctgtcctccactcgttacctgtattaatggcacctgtttgaacttgttatcagtataaaagacacctgtccacaacctcaaacagtcacactccaaactccattatggccaagaccaaagagctgtcaaaggacaccagaaacaaaattgtagacctgcaccaggctgagaagactgaatctgcaagaggtaagcagcttggttgaaggaatcaactgtgggagcaattattaggaaatggaagacatacaagaccactgataatctccctcgatctggggctccacgcaagatctcaccccgtggggtcaaaatgatcacaagaacggtgagcaaaaatcccagaaccacacggggggacctagtgaatgacctgcagagagcggggaccaaagtaacaaagcctaccatcagtaacacactacgccgccagggactcaaatcctgcagtgcgagacgtgtccccctgcttaagccagtacatgtccaggcccgtctgaagtttgctagagagcatttggatgatccagaagaagattgggagaatgtcatatggtcagatgaaaccaaaatataactttttgctAAAAACTCAaatcgtcgtgtttggaggacaaagaatgctgagttgcatccaaagaacaccatgcctactgtGAAGCATTGGGGTGGAAAcgtcatgctttggggctgtttttctgcaaagggaccaggacgactgatccgtgtaaagcaggggtgtcaaactcatttcgcatcgtgggccacatacggcctagggagatgtcaagtgggccggaccattaaaattataccatactctgctataaataaccaaaatatcatgtctttcctttgttttggtgtaaagaagcacaagaacattaggaaaatattgaaattttatggagttgtatgaacagtagaattccatcacacaacttttgttttgaagctgctgactaacattaaagtgcacattttttaaatcaccacagtaaggattcatcttcacagagctgtattctttcaatgcaaacagtatctaaggcagcattttaaaggtgttagtctagtctggacttgtatttgttcctgaaacttggcatcttttggcctgtacaagtgcatcaacaccaggtgtcatgtcctgactagctgtcactttcagaatgtcatttaagtgcttgtttgtgagccttgaacgcatttttgttttattgatattcatcactgagaaaatttgttcacaaaggtaggttgtcccaaacatgcacaaaattttagcagccagggctgttaatttggggtaccctggtagtagatactgataaaatctgtccagacctacagaggcaaatttgcccttcaaatctgcatcacactgcaaatcaattatctctagctgaatttcgaccggcagatcagaagctttaactgtgaaaggtgagcgaaaaactgaaaattctgtctcaagttcaccaaatacctgaaaacgtttctcaaactcccgcagtagtcctgcaattttgtctttgtaccgtttcatgtccgcatcaggtctggtca from Salvelinus fontinalis isolate EN_2023a chromosome 29, ASM2944872v1, whole genome shotgun sequence encodes:
- the rnf4 gene encoding RING finger protein 4 is translated as MSSTTQRKRRTGAPSSSRRTAKSSRVTTTVPLRAAAAAETIAVLESSRTSSEEVVDLTCEGSESTVVDLTNNDSVVVVDEGLRGRRGLGGESYVLSSDEEGDANGSLSADLLSSLQASSRARSTPGTVSCPVCMDSYAEIIESGRLVVSTKCGHLFCSQCLRDSLSRSHTCPTCRKKLTHKQYHPIYI